Genomic DNA from Corylus avellana chromosome ca4, CavTom2PMs-1.0:
GAATTACACGTGATTTAAGATAGAGACGGCAAATGCAGAGTCCACTCACCCTAGACAGTCTAGGGTGAAGGGTCCATCTGTCCTGAACAGGTGAGTCAGGTGACCCTCTCATCTTATTAGACAACTACTACACAGCTATGTGCCTATTACGTGGCAAAAAATCAGGAAACATTATCCTTGGATCATGTCCAACTCCGAGAAACTTTGTATAAGAAGGGTCTCAAAACTCCAGAAAATGAATGACATAAAATAGCCTTAAAACTCTATATATTGATTATATATCCCAATAGATGAAGACATAAACTCtaaaatgaatgaataaaagGTTCACATTGTAAACCATGGTAGTTAAGAGCAGCCTGTACTTACCCAAATTGGCAGTAAGTTCATCAAAGTGATCACAACAATTATCaaatgggaagaagaagaagctagtAAGACATCATTATAATTATGCTAAAGCTTCCAACTTGCGGCAAGGAATTCATTCTAAGttatcatttattttccatATAAAGCACAACTATGTTATAGCGACTAGTTCATTACAATTAATGCTGAAACTTACAACAACCTTGACAAGTACATTTTGCATTCACAGTGAAATTATATGACAAACTAAATGCAGGTTCCATCCATTAACTCTCTTGCCAAGACTGAGTCAACTACACacgaagaaagaaggaaaaaaaaggagagattTACATAATAAAAGCCTACCCTCCCCCCAAAAACAAGAGCTTACTATGTAGTGGACGCCTCTGTTTAAAATATCATCTTTGTCTTTCAAACTGTATTGGTTGTGGAAGTCCTGTATTCCAAGCCAATTTTATAGTCGACACCTTTTTGCTACCAAAGAGCAACAGAAAAAACTAGGCTACTATCATATACAGGGTGCAGataaacaaacacaaccatATCAGTCTCTTACTTGGTCGATTACACCTAAGAGTCCTATTTCAGATTCCACAAATGAGATTCACAAGAGATGATTATCTCATGTCCTGAAAAGATTGTTTTTCTTATTACAATAGATTGCGCTGACAATGCACTTTAAGATTCTCAAGTTCTTTTCCCTAGAAGTTACAAGGCATTTtgcaagaacaaagaaaaagcaTAGTATATATTACCCTTTAAATTTCCATCCCCCAaccgccaaaaaaaaaaaaaagataatccTTTTCACTGACACTTCTGTTTAAGCACAATAACTTACTTAAAATCCTCTGGGTCCTCGTAGTAGAGCACAGAGAGGCTTAAGAGCCTTAAGCCTAGAACGTCTAAAAACTTACTGACCATTGACACTGCGCATTAGGAAGACCCTGCAGAGACAGAACAGCCCTTAGACAACATTACACGCTGCAATGACAAGGACAAATGAATTTTCCTTCTGCTTATGTTTTGTTAACAGCACAGCAAACATATGAAAGTATGATATAAACATCTTCATAGATTGTTATTTATTAATCTATATATCTAGTTCCTTCTTTTTGGAACAATATGGATGTTTCATGATCGCAATCTTTTTCTTAGAAAACCATACATTTCAGTCTGcagtttagagaaaaacaaagCCAATAACCACAACTTTAAGTATatagatacatatatatagagaaagagTAGAAGAAAGTTATGGGGCAAACAATGAGGAAATCAGTTACACTGGGTTCACTCTGCAAAAATGCAGAAATGCACACTCTGGTTTGCAGGTCTGGTTGCTTGTCTCCCTCTTTATCATGCAATTCCTGCTTGAAAACCCTAGTTGAAACCCCACTTGAAACCAATCCTAGTTGAAACCCCACTTGAAACCAATCCTAGTTGAAACCCCAGATTACCTGTATTTTTTTTGGAGAGTAAGattaaagaggaaaaaaataattccaTGGAAtggcaaagaaagaaaaaaaatatatattttccttaacTAACAGCGTCAACCTTACCAGCTAAGTTTAACACTGAACTCATAATTTCAGGTGATAATGTGTTTTGAAAACACGAATCATAAGTTCAACATGCGATTTGAAAGTGTTAAGTAGTTCAAAAAATACTGTGTTTTCACAAAATAGTTATTTGCAACTTTTTTCCAGAAACCCCTCGCACAagcatgttttctcttttccagGCCACTAATGCACTTAGTTCAAGGATCACCATTCCTTAGTATCAGATTAAATGATTGATTTTACCACAATATTCATACAAGTAGCACCAATGGATCCATTGCTTGgcaatggaaaaggaaaaaattgtagTCACTAATTTGTGCTCAAATAATTAGATGGACACAAAGACCATAGAAAACAGTCAAAGTCTGTATGTAGCTCATACCATCCATAGAGGTCAGCACAAGCCCAATCGTGAACAAAAAAACCAACCTTCATGGTTCTATCGACTTTCCCTTTTATGTACAGGATCCATTCCTCATGTACAACTTGCATGATCAACTTAAGCCGGTGCAATTTGATTTGAGGTCAGTGGAAAAAATTGGTAATTGCCAGAGCAAGTTGTTTAGAGTCAGCACAAGTCACTCTTTCACATTGAATGGACTCTTAAATTTTCCTACTCAAATAAGCTAGTCTTCAATGTTCCCAGCATTTTAACCAGGAAATTAGGAGCAACTAGGCTTTAGTCCTTGTGAAATCATTTCATTCTGAAGGTGAAGAGCCTTTGTTCTATCCCCTCTTTTAGAGTAGCTTGCAATCAATGTGTCATAAATGCACATAGTTGGAACTAGTGAACGTTCTTTCATAattctcaaatatttttctGCTTCCTCTAATTTCCCACAGAGGCAAAGGCTCTTAATCAATGATGTATAGACCGATAATCCAGGTGACAGTGATCTGTACTCAATTTCATAGTAGAGTTTGAGAACTTCATTAATCTCACCATTTTTTCCATAGCCTTTGATCAGATGAGAGTATGTGACCTCATTAGGCAAGAACCCTTTATCTAACAAAATAGTTAATGTTGCATTGGCCTGCTCCACATCCCCTTTCTCACAGAGCTTTCCAACCATCTCATTGAATGCCCAACAACTAGGAACAAGTCTCCTTTCCAACATTTTCTCACAATATCTTACGCTTTCTTCCAAATTTCCTGCTTTAGCACACCCCTCAATGAGAAGATCAAAAGACTTGCCATACGGCTTCAAATCCATACTTTCCATCTCTTGCATCAAGCAACGTGCCTCTTCTAATCTACCCTCTTTACAATGGACTCCTATAAACAAAGTGTAGATAAAAGGATTTCCTTGGAAACCTCTTTTAAGCATTTCTTCATACACCTCGTATGCTGACTCCAAATTCCCAAGTTTTATTTTAGCAAGAACAATTAGTGAATAAGCAATTGTGTCAAGAATCATATTCTTTTGCAACATTCTCTTTAATAATACCATACCATCTTCAATTCTTCTCTCCTCTAAAATCCTTAAGATCAAAGTCGTATTAACAATCACTGAAGGATAGCATCTCTTCCCATGGACCTGATCCAGTATCTCGACATATTTCTGCAACTGCCCTTCCTTGCACAATGCGCTTATCATGGTTCTGATTGTTACTTCATTTGGGTAAGTTCTTTTCTGAAGCATATGCTCGTAAATCTTCCAAACTAAAGGAACTTTATCAGATTTTTGAACAACATGAATCAAAGTGTTGTAACTGACAAGGCTTAAAGAGAACCCATGCTCTTCCAAATGGCgacaaacatcaaaagaaatCTCAAACATTCTTAGTTTAGCATAAGCCTGTATtaacaaatcaaacacaaatgGAGTCGAAGCAGTAATCCTATAGCTGCTAAGTAGAGAATCCACAACTGAAAATCTCAAAGAATTCTCTACACTTTTCTTCAAAATTGATTCAAGCAATGCTCGAGCATCGATAAGCAGTCGGGCACGAACCAAAATATGAATTGTGATACTGTACGACTGAATCCCATGTTCAAAGTTTTTCCTTTGTGCTGACCAATGGAAAAAAGCCAGAGCCCGTTTTGCATCATTTGGTTCCTTTAACTCCAGTAGTACTTTCTCAacaatcaaatcatttaatTGAACAGAATCAAATTTTTGAGTCAGCCTGTCCCAGTTCCAGCCCCTCCTGAATGAACCACATATGGAATTGACTACTGTATCACATTCTGCTTTTATGTCACTATGGATGAATTTAGCCACAAATGACTGAGGAATATGAACACATAGGCTGCTAGAATGTTTGACTGGGTTCGAGACCAAGGACGGAATAATTCGATGAAGTATAAGCATGACTTTTGCCATCAAGGATTCACCAAAGAAGCAATTTTTGAGAGCTCTGCAAAAATTTACCAATGAAATCAAGAAAACATATCGGATGGCATATACCAACATTGTCAATTCAGGATAGAAATGCTTCCTTGGGTAAAACCCACATAAATGCACAGTATCCTACAACAACTGACAGATAACCTTAACATCAAAGCTTGAATTTCATTACGATGACAAAGCAACGGTCAAATAAAGTACATGCTAAAGTATTGCACTTTCCTTTAATATATACAAACCTAACAAAGACATCGAGTCAGAATCAAGCAGCAATACATAGATTTACCACCATGATTTTGGCAACAACGAATAAATTATTCTCCTATCGCTTGACATAACATCTACTAAACTACATCTCCAAGtgaaaaaa
This window encodes:
- the LOC132179188 gene encoding pentatricopeptide repeat-containing protein At1g66345, mitochondrial, giving the protein MAKVMLILHRIIPSLVSNPVKHSSSLCVHIPQSFVAKFIHSDIKAECDTVVNSICGSFRRGWNWDRLTQKFDSVQLNDLIVEKVLLELKEPNDAKRALAFFHWSAQRKNFEHGIQSYSITIHILVRARLLIDARALLESILKKSVENSLRFSVVDSLLSSYRITASTPFVFDLLIQAYAKLRMFEISFDVCRHLEEHGFSLSLVSYNTLIHVVQKSDKVPLVWKIYEHMLQKRTYPNEVTIRTMISALCKEGQLQKYVEILDQVHGKRCYPSVIVNTTLILRILEERRIEDGMVLLKRMLQKNMILDTIAYSLIVLAKIKLGNLESAYEVYEEMLKRGFQGNPFIYTLFIGVHCKEGRLEEARCLMQEMESMDLKPYGKSFDLLIEGCAKAGNLEESVRYCEKMLERRLVPSCWAFNEMVGKLCEKGDVEQANATLTILLDKGFLPNEVTYSHLIKGYGKNGEINEVLKLYYEIEYRSLSPGLSVYTSLIKSLCLCGKLEEAEKYLRIMKERSLVPTMCIYDTLIASYSKRGDRTKALHLQNEMISQGLKPSCS